In Phycisphaerae bacterium RAS1, the genomic window CCTGTTCGACGGGGCGGCGCCGGGCTTTGACGCGGCGCGGACGGCCGGCGCCGCGCGGCAAGCGGGCAATGTGCGCCCCCTCTTGTGTCTGGCCGGCGACGCCGCGCAGGCCGATCAGGCGCTCGCGGCCGGCTTCAACTGGTTCGTCGAAAAGCCGTTGTCGGTCGACGGGCTGAACGCCGCGCTCCACGAGGTGCTGGACGATCCACGCTTCAGCTCGGCCATACATGAACCCTTGATGAAGGACTTCGTCGACGGGTTCGTGGCGGAGCTGCGCGGACGCGTGCTGGAATTCGAACAGGCGTTTGTCGGCGGAAGCAAGAATGCGCTGTCGGCGGCGGCGCAGGCAATTGCCGACGAGGCGGCCCAGTTCGGGTTCGACGCCATCGGCGCCGCGGCCCGCGCGCTTTCCGACGCGATCGCCGCCGGCGCGACCGACCGCGCCGTGCGGCAGGCGCTGAACCGGCTCACACGCGCGTGCCTTGCTGCGCGCTCCATGTCGCTCGCGCCCATCGGCGCCCGGCCGGCGCCTCCGGCCTGAGCGGGAGGCGCGTTCAACCGCCGGACAGCAACGCCACAAACGGGTTGATGTCGAGGATATCGACGTTTCCGTCGCCGTTCAGGTCGCCGGCAGTGATGTCACACTCTGGATAGGCGGCGGCATACGCGAGCGGATCGCTGACCGCCAGCGTGAAGGCATTGATATCCAGAATGTTCACCTGGCCGTCGCAATTCATGTCGCCCGGCAACGGCGGCGCCAGGTTGTAGAAGATCACCACGCACGGCTGCCCGCTGGTGCCGATGACCAGGTCGGGCCACTGATCGCCATTCACGTCGCCGAACGCGATGGCGTTGCCGACATTGGGTGAGTCGTACGTCCAGGAGGGCGTCGAGCTGAGCACGCCGCCGTTATTCAGGTAGATGTGCGTCTGGCCGTTGCTGAAGTTGACCTCGGCGTAGTCCTGATCGCCGTCGCGATCGACGTCGCAGAAGGCGATCTCCTGCTGACCGAAGAAAGTCGCGCCCGACGTCCACGTCACGCTCAGGGCGCCGTCGTCGTTGCTCCAGAGCGCCGTCGGACTGGACCCGATCATGAGATCGGGCGAGCCGTTGTCATCCACGTCCGCCCAGGCGACGCCGCGCTTCGAGGCGGTGCTGCCGTCGGTCCAGATCGGCGTCGTCTGCAGCGTTCCGTTGACGTTGCGGTAGATCGCGCTCTGGAAATTCACCCACTTGGCGACGGCCACGTCCAGCCATCCGTCGCCATCGTAATCCGCCGCCGCGGCGGTATTCTGAATCGACGACTCGGCCGATTGCCAGCTTGGCGTGGTCTCCAGCGCGCCGGCGTTGTTTCGAAAGAAGTAGATCGGGCGGTAGGGATTGGGGTCCAGCCCCTGGTTGGTCGTCAGCAGATCCAAGTCATTGTCGTGATCGATGTCGAAGAGCAGGCCGGACGTCGCCCAGCCGGCGATCGGCGGCGTCGACTGCCAATCGGGAACCGTGTCGGGTCCCGCCGCCGCGCCGTAAAACATGATGACGGGCGAAAACGACGACCCGCCGTCCACTGAGACGATGTCCGGATAGGTGTCCAGATTCACGTCGCCTACCTGGAGATCGCCGGTGTGCCGTTCGACCGACGACGTCCAGCTTGGATTCGCCTCGGGAGTTCCGCCGACGTTGTAGTAGATGTAATTCTCCCAGTCGGTATAAGGCGGAAAACTCTGGCTGATATAACAGCCCACCAGCACGTCCCCTGCCTGGTCGTTGTTCATGTCCGCCACGCGGACCGAACCCACCTGGCGACGGATCGAGTTCTGCCAGTCCGGCGTCGTACCGAACGGTACGCCGGCGCCGCGCGTGATAACCTGGCCGTCCGTCGCGGACGGCCGCAGCAGCACCGTCTCGCGGCCGTCCTTGGACGTTTCGATTCGTACAGCATCAGAAAGTGCGGCGGGTGCAACACAGATGAGCACCAGCGGAATCGTGGCAAAGCGAATCATGGCAGTTACCTCCTGTTGCGGCATACGAGCTCATCCCCCGCTCGCCCTGATGCAATCAGTATAACGCCCGCGGCCGCAATTTTGGGGGACCGGCCTCTGGCCGGTCTTTGCCTGGCTGTGGCCAGCGTTTCTGGCAGACACCGCCGACCAGGCCGCATTTCCGAACCCGCCGCGCCATGCGGCGGGGTGACCATCGTCCGTGAGCGGCGTCACACAGGCCGGGGACGTGACCCCGCCGCTTGGCGCGGCGGGTTCGGACAGATCAGTCCGCGTCCTCTCCGATCGCGACTTTCCGATATGCTGTACGCATGGCGTTTCGGGACCATCTGCGGATCGATCCGGCTTATCGGGAGTTGCTGCGGGCGGCGCGCTTGGACAGCGTGCAGGCCGTGCTGGAGCGCGTCGATGGGCGCGTTGCGGCCTGGAGCCGAACCACCGATACGCTCTACGTCCCCGGGCCGACGGCCGGCCAGGGCTACTATGTCAAGCGTTACTTCTATCCCCGCTGGCGCAACCGAATCCGCGGAATGCTCCGCGGGACGTTTTTCGGCATGCACCGCGGGCAGGCCGAGTACACGTCCCTGCTGGCCATGCAGGCCCTGGGCGTTACGTCGGCTCGCCCGGTGGCCCACGGCTCGCGACGAATCGGCCACTTCCTGAGCGCATGCTTCCTGATCACCGAGGAGGTTCCCGAAGCGTGCAATCTCACGACATTCGCGCAGCGCGTCGCCGCAGGCGCTGAGACCCTCACGCCGCCACAGCGGCAGGGCATGACCCGCCGCCTGGCGGAGCTGGTGGCGACCATGCACGAGGGCGGCTTCTCGCACGGACAGCTATTCTGGCGAAACGTGCTGGTCCGCCGTGGGCTGGACGGCATGTGCGAGTACTTCTTCCTCGACGCCGAGCCCATGCGCCGCTGGGAGCGCTGGGGCCGCGGACGCGACTGGTGGATCGAGGAGATCGCCCATCTGACGGCGTCGGCGACGTCCTTCACCACGCGAAGCGAGCGGCTGCGGTTCATGATGGCCTACCTGAGCGCCCGTCGCCTGACGCCGCAGGAGAAGCGCTACATCCAGGCGGTCGAGCGCCTGTCGCCGCCGCTGCAGCGCCACGAACAGCAGCGAATCAAGATGAACCGCCTGTTTGATGAGTGGAATCGCCAACTCGAGCGCGAGCAGCGCGCCGCCGCGGCGGGAGGGCCGGCGTGACGCGCCGCAGCGAGGTGTCTTCGGCCGGTCGGGAACGGTTGGACGAAGCCGGGCTGGCCGGCGGCCGCGAGTTGATCGACGCCGCCCTGAGCGATGCGCGCACGGCGGGCGAGTGGGAATGCCTGTCGAAACCGGGACTCGGCAGTCGGCAGCGCTGGCGCTGGCGCGCCGCACAGGCGACGGCTAGGCCGGGGCTGTATCTCAAGCGCTATCTGGGCGCACCGCTGGCGGCGCAATGGGACCGGCTGGTCCGGCAGAGCCCGCTTCGCAGCCGGGCATGGTGGGAATACGCGCAGTGCAGCGGTCTGCTCGAGGCGCACATCGCCGCCCCGAGGCCTCTGGCCGTGTCAGAGGAGATGGTCGGCCCGTTCGAGCGGCGCAGTGCGGTGGCTCTGGAGCAGGTGGCGGGCGAGGCGTTCGATCGGCGTTGGAGCGAGGCCTGCCGCCTGGCAGCGCCGGTCACGCAGCCGACGCCGCGGCAGGATCTGGCCCGGCGGCTGGGGCGGTTTATTTCTGCGTTTCATCAAACCGGCCGCTGTCATCGTGATTTGTACCTGTGCCATGTGTTCGTTGAGCTGGATCTGGAGGCGCAACGGCCGCCGAACTTCGCCCTGATCGACCTGGCCCGCGTACACCATCCGCGCTGGCGGCGAATGCGCTGGTTGATCAAGGACCTCGCGCAGCTCGACGCCTCGGCGCGGCAGATCGGCGCGACGCGAACGGACCGGCTTCGGTTCCTGCTGGCGTACCTGGGCCTGCAGCCGGGGGCGGCGCGGCTGCGCTTTTATGCAGCCCGCATTGCCTGCAAGAGCGGTGCCATTCTGCGCCGCGTTTCCCGCAAGAACGCCGTCCGGGCTGCGGAGACATGAGGCTGCTGCGAAACCGCCGTTTCAATCCGAGCCGTTTCGATCCGCGGTGTTTCGATCCGAGCCGCGCGCGTAAGCAAGCGGTTCTTACGCCTCCGCTCCCTCACGTTTGTCCATCGGAAAGTGCCCAGGGATAGCCTCATGAACGTCGCCATCGCCAGCGAGACGGTCGATGTCCGCCGCGGCGGGGCGGAGACGTCGGTGGCTGAGATGGCGCGACTGCTGGCACAGCGCGGCCTTCGGGTGGTGGTGCTGCACCGGGGCGAGTCGCGGCTGTCCGCGGACGATCCGGCCGCCGCCGCCGGTCAGCCGGAATTCGTGCCGATTCACGTCGCCGCGGGCTCGAAGACGGCCCGCACGCTGGGCTATCTGCAGCGCGTCGAGCAGTGGCGCCGCGAGCACCCGGAATTTCTCCTGCACGCCGTCACGCCGTGCCTGTCGGCGGATGTCTATCAGCCGCGCGGTGGAACGTACGCCGAGACGATTCTCCGCAGTCACGCGATGGTGCGCTCTTCCCTGTCGCGCTGGATGAAGTCGCTTGGCCGGCGGCTGAATCGGCGCCAGCAACTGCTGTTGCGGGTGGAGGAGGCGCTTTTGCGCGGGCCGCGCCCGCCGCTCGTGGCGTGCGTCTCGGATTACGTGCGGCGGCAGGTGCTGGGCGGGTTTCCGGGCTTTCCGCCGGAGCGGGCGCGAGTCGTGTTCAACGGCGTCGATGTCGTTCCGCTCGACGGCGCGGCGGCGGCGCGGAAGCGCGTGGAGCTGCGGCAGGCATGGCGGCTGGGCGAGGGGCCGGTGCTGCTGTTCGTAGCTCACAATTTCAAGCTGAAGGGTCTGGCGGAGTTGCTGGAAGCGCTGCGGCGCCGTCCGCCGCGCGACGCGGCGTGGCGTCTGGTGATCGCGGGGCGTGACAACTCCCGGCCGTATCAGCGCCGGGCGGCCTCGGCGGGAATCGCCGAGCATTTGCGCTTCGTCGAGACGCACGTGCCGGTGGTCGAGTGGTACGCGGCGGCGGATGTTCTGGTGCATCCGACGTGGTACGACCCGTGCAGCCGCGTGGTGCTGGAGGCGCTTTGCTGCGGCTTGCCGGTGGTGACGACGGAATTGAACGGGGCGGCGGAGATGATCGCGGCGGGGGTGCATGGGCAGGTCGTTTCGCGGCCGGCGGATTTCGCGGCGCTCGCGCAGGCGATCGAGGCGTGTCTCACGCCGGCGGTTCGCGCCTCGTGCCAGGCGGCGGCAGCGGCAGCGCGCGAGCGGCTGGCGATGGCGCGGCACGTGGGGGAACTGGTGGATTTGTACGACCAGACGAGCTTGTGAACATTTGGGCGGGACGGGGGTCTGAAGCTGTGAACATTTGGGTGGGACGGGCGTCTCGCCCGTCCCCGCGGTCTGACGCTGGGACATCTTGCCCGTTCCTGATGCGGCCGGGACGGGCGAGACGCGCATCGTGCCCGTTCCAGAGACCGAAAGGACGGGCGAGACGCCCGTCCCACGCAAGAACGCGGTGTACTTCGGGCGGGCGAATCGATAGGCTGAATCGGTGCGGGTGGCGTCGGCGACGCGTGTGGCCGCGGAGTTTGGCACGCATGCGAGCCCCAAGCGCAAGCGCGCGGGTGTTTCTCGCGACCGGCTCGTTTCGCACGAATCCCCGCGCGCTTGCGCTTGGGGCTCGGATTGGCGACCGTGCCTCTGCCTTGTCTCGTCGCGCGCGGCGTCGCTTGGCGGGGCTTGCCGGCGCGTCGGGCGGCGCGCCATTTCTCAGCCGGCGGCGGGAGCAGCCTGTCGCGGAGGTGCGAGGATGAGAATCGCGGGCTGGACGGCAAATTGCGACGGGCTGGCGAACGTGCTCGACATCAACCCGTTCAATCTCGCGCTGCAAGCGCGGACGCTGTACGAGGCCGCGTATCCGGATTGCGAGTACCTGCACGCGGACGTGAACCGCGGCCGCGAGGCGGATGTTTCGGATATCATTCCGTTTGTGGGTCTCTTGGCGGGAGGATGATTGTGCGAACATTTGGTATTGCGCGCGTCGTCGTTTGCGAATCGCTCTCACTCGTGATCGGCACAACAGCGCTGGCTGGCGGCGAGCAACTCGCCCGCTTGACCGCATTCGACGGATTGCCGGGCGATAGTTTCGGCATTGCTGTTGCGGTTAGCGGAAATACGGCTGTTGTTGGAACAGACTACGGCGACAGGGTGAGCGGCAGCGGCGACGATTCGGGCGCCGCGTACGTTTATGTGCGATCTGGCGCAGCATGGACGCTGCGCGGGGGCTGGTCGTTGCGAAATGGGTCGATCGTGATTCAGACGAGGAGGCGTCGCTCGCGACGCATTTTAGGATTACGCAGAAGGGCCGCGCCGCGCTCGACCGGGAACGTCGCAAGATCTCTCAGGTTTCGCCGCCGAGCGTATTCTCGAACCGTGTGGAGACGATTCCTTTGGACACGCACGACGTTTTCATTTCGTACGCGTCCGAGGACAAGCCGTCCGTCGTGGAGCCACTGACGGCTGCGCTCACGCGGCGAGGACTAGACGTCTGGGTGGCCTATCGCGAGCTACGCCTCGGCGACAACCTACGACAGCGCATCGACGACGGCCTGCGGAGCTCTCGTTTTGGCATCGTCATTCTCAGCCCGCACTTCTTTTCCAAACAATGGCCGTCAGCCGAGCTCAACGGACTTGTTGCGCTCGAAATGTCCGACGGAAGAAAGCGAATACTGCCGGTCTGCCACGAACTCGAGCATGCACAGGTCGCGCAATGGTCACCGATCCTCGCCGGTAAGTTTACGACGAATTGGGGAAAGGGCCTTGACGTTGTCGTTGAAGAGATCGTCGCTGCAGTGCGATCGCCCGTAGCTCAGGTGAAGCCGCTCGGTGACCGTTCAATCTCGCACGAACCGCCTCGCGGATTCACCTGCCACCCGGCCGCGCACGGGGTGCGGTCGACGTCCGGTTGCGACCTGCCCTACGGCGCTGCAGCGGTTCGGCCCCGGAGGGGCCGCGGCATGTGGCCACGGGTGAAGGTCGCGCAGCGACCGAACCCGTGGTTCCGATGCGCACGCAGCCCGCCCCGGCAGGGGCGGAGGAAACGCGGCCGCACGCTCCGCGGATCACGACGACGGGGCGCCATCGAACCGCTCCGTCGCCCCTGCCGGGGCGAAAAACACGGGCAATCGGTGTCCACGGGTTCCGCGGCAGTCCGCTTCGCGGCCCGCCGCTTCACCCGTGGCTACAGCCCGCCGCCCCTTCGGGGCGACAAGATGTGGGCAACAGCACG contains:
- a CDS encoding FG-GAP repeat protein, translating into MIRFATIPLVLICVAPAALSDAVRIETSKDGRETVLLRPSATDGQVITRGAGVPFGTTPDWQNSIRRQVGSVRVADMNNDQAGDVLVGCYISQSFPPYTDWENYIYYNVGGTPEANPSWTSSVERHTGDLQVGDVNLDTYPDIVSVDGGSSFSPVIMFYGAAAGPDTVPDWQSTPPIAGWATSGLLFDIDHDNDLDLLTTNQGLDPNPYRPIYFFRNNAGALETTPSWQSAESSIQNTAAAADYDGDGWLDVAVAKWVNFQSAIYRNVNGTLQTTPIWTDGSTASKRGVAWADVDDNGSPDLMIGSSPTALWSNDDGALSVTWTSGATFFGQQEIAFCDVDRDGDQDYAEVNFSNGQTHIYLNNGGVLSSTPSWTYDSPNVGNAIAFGDVNGDQWPDLVIGTSGQPCVVIFYNLAPPLPGDMNCDGQVNILDINAFTLAVSDPLAYAAAYPECDITAGDLNGDGNVDILDINPFVALLSGG
- the rfaP_1 gene encoding Lipopolysaccharide core heptose(I) kinase RfaP, with product MAFRDHLRIDPAYRELLRAARLDSVQAVLERVDGRVAAWSRTTDTLYVPGPTAGQGYYVKRYFYPRWRNRIRGMLRGTFFGMHRGQAEYTSLLAMQALGVTSARPVAHGSRRIGHFLSACFLITEEVPEACNLTTFAQRVAAGAETLTPPQRQGMTRRLAELVATMHEGGFSHGQLFWRNVLVRRGLDGMCEYFFLDAEPMRRWERWGRGRDWWIEEIAHLTASATSFTTRSERLRFMMAYLSARRLTPQEKRYIQAVERLSPPLQRHEQQRIKMNRLFDEWNRQLEREQRAAAAGGPA
- the rfaP_2 gene encoding Lipopolysaccharide core heptose(I) kinase RfaP, coding for MTRRSEVSSAGRERLDEAGLAGGRELIDAALSDARTAGEWECLSKPGLGSRQRWRWRAAQATARPGLYLKRYLGAPLAAQWDRLVRQSPLRSRAWWEYAQCSGLLEAHIAAPRPLAVSEEMVGPFERRSAVALEQVAGEAFDRRWSEACRLAAPVTQPTPRQDLARRLGRFISAFHQTGRCHRDLYLCHVFVELDLEAQRPPNFALIDLARVHHPRWRRMRWLIKDLAQLDASARQIGATRTDRLRFLLAYLGLQPGAARLRFYAARIACKSGAILRRVSRKNAVRAAET
- the rfaG gene encoding Lipopolysaccharide core biosynthesis protein RfaG codes for the protein MNVAIASETVDVRRGGAETSVAEMARLLAQRGLRVVVLHRGESRLSADDPAAAAGQPEFVPIHVAAGSKTARTLGYLQRVEQWRREHPEFLLHAVTPCLSADVYQPRGGTYAETILRSHAMVRSSLSRWMKSLGRRLNRRQQLLLRVEEALLRGPRPPLVACVSDYVRRQVLGGFPGFPPERARVVFNGVDVVPLDGAAAARKRVELRQAWRLGEGPVLLFVAHNFKLKGLAELLEALRRRPPRDAAWRLVIAGRDNSRPYQRRAASAGIAEHLRFVETHVPVVEWYAAADVLVHPTWYDPCSRVVLEALCCGLPVVTTELNGAAEMIAAGVHGQVVSRPADFAALAQAIEACLTPAVRASCQAAAAAARERLAMARHVGELVDLYDQTSL
- a CDS encoding TIR domain protein; its protein translation is MDAARGLVVAKWVDRDSDEEASLATHFRITQKGRAALDRERRKISQVSPPSVFSNRVETIPLDTHDVFISYASEDKPSVVEPLTAALTRRGLDVWVAYRELRLGDNLRQRIDDGLRSSRFGIVILSPHFFSKQWPSAELNGLVALEMSDGRKRILPVCHELEHAQVAQWSPILAGKFTTNWGKGLDVVVEEIVAAVRSPVAQVKPLGDRSISHEPPRGFTCHPAAHGVRSTSGCDLPYGAAAVRPRRGRGMWPRVKVAQRPNPWFRCARSPPRQGRRKRGRTLRGSRRRGAIEPLRRPCRGEKHGQSVSTGSAAVRFAARRFTRGYSPPPLRGDKMWATARLETGATGNTGWNPVPHKPVPQGTPVGNRCHRCKSAGNP